The following are from one region of the Methanohalobium evestigatum Z-7303 genome:
- a CDS encoding type II toxin-antitoxin system RelE family toxin, giving the protein MSYEVTYTTKARKNLKKLPEEIARNIIYSIDELRHNPYYSVKKISGTGKHSIYSHRVGQYRVILTIENNEMVIMVLELGDRKHIYRKYQS; this is encoded by the coding sequence ATGAGCTATGAAGTTACATATACAACCAAAGCAAGGAAGAATCTAAAAAAACTCCCAGAAGAGATAGCAAGAAACATAATTTACTCAATTGATGAGTTAAGACATAATCCTTATTATAGTGTTAAAAAAATAAGTGGTACTGGAAAACATTCTATCTACTCTCATCGAGTGGGTCAGTACCGAGTTATTTTAACTATCGAAAATAATGAGATGGTTATCATGGTCCTAGAATTGGGAGATAGAAAACATATTTACAGAAAATACCAATCATAA
- a CDS encoding C2H2-type zinc finger protein translates to MSVCKNCGKKPNHFGFCQQCGTRSYVVSDEKYQSFIKNRPSHPSKVVTHEIVNSSVPSEVGKRKKTTSGGKNKKHNHICGICSSEFDGKNKLINHMEKKHGLEFTCEYCSRKFISEHALNQHKNDVHHTSKESLISTFDSKNKLIHMEKKHSLEFTCEYCSRKFISEHVLNQHKNDVHHAFKESLITSKESLISNIDENQMAL, encoded by the coding sequence ATGAGTGTATGTAAAAATTGTGGGAAAAAACCTAATCACTTCGGATTTTGTCAGCAGTGTGGAACAAGAAGTTATGTAGTTTCAGATGAGAAATATCAATCATTTATAAAGAATCGTCCTTCTCATCCCTCAAAAGTTGTAACCCATGAAATAGTAAATTCTTCTGTTCCCTCAGAAGTTGGAAAACGTAAAAAAACAACTTCCGGTGGCAAAAATAAAAAACATAACCATATTTGCGGTATTTGTTCAAGTGAATTTGATGGTAAAAACAAATTGATAAACCACATGGAAAAAAAACATGGTCTTGAATTTACTTGCGAATATTGCTCACGTAAATTTATAAGTGAACATGCATTAAATCAACATAAAAATGATGTTCATCACACATCCAAAGAATCCTTGATTAGCACATTTGATAGTAAGAACAAATTGATTCACATGGAAAAAAAACATAGTCTTGAATTTACTTGCGAATATTGCTCACGTAAATTTATAAGTGAACATGTATTAAATCAACATAAAAATGATGTTCATCATGCATTCAAAGAATCCTTAATTACATCCAAAGAATCCTTGATTAGCAACATTGATGAAAATCAGATGGCTCTGTAG
- a CDS encoding phage tail protein: MKGIKNIAKIATFLMIMIAVTGMAAGTVNDAGHPEDIEIGQGSVSQNITELDFANNETAEINITPLADNSVDLSSISVTSQNTSNDGDLTYDTGTGNITIAPSSNTNVSQLNHVKISGMNTSGAGHSTGLKYTVTQNNEAESSDFGFVDTIAPPQPTGITASPSQGDINLNWNGVSDGGSGLKEYNVYRAETETGSYTEITDSSDTQETDSGLTEGKYYYYKVSAVDYAGNEGPNSTVVSSYSDSTPPSLHSASKIDSQNISVLITDNFNTTEATISKEDFILNAGTIDSITKTESGSNTTIKITLTSEVDTDTIDININESGSIEDSANNVLDDSTVSTAVSVSGMDGVAPTLDNAKSVDKTTINVTVSDSGTGLNISKISKNDFSLSTGSISTIDTNNLNDGDESGNITINLESKVDADTITVSLQNDGINDSAGNSNTSGSATTNNMDGVAPTIKEFKAANTEAQNISITLNVSEELGGETNDINVTITGAENAEMDNNNFSTEDSSAPYVYTATYESSTDGDYTVTLNTAKDSAGNDGADSQSNTVTVDSTGPTFSNKYPTQGTLVNDNQQMITVDISDVTSEVDKGSIYVDLGNNDNPTKYLDRNKTYAGDHINFTESGTLEIDPSKYGNDGLEFDDEIVNVTVRAQDNTDSKNENIKEWSFEVDSTEPSVEHATIESSKSSISMTVVEVTFDEEIVTSSPGDISMNISNGETQKEIPANDNIIGPTGTTTTTSKVIEFNKSNVQINSNDYEIVEFNGISDEAGNNIELNENVEINTFRRGMSADQLNYVSFPIASDKTTPVEDVMDTSSEYTMWKYENGEWKAYNKSNGIEEFNNVEGGLGYVVKTSEDFTISPSVETTYEGGNVAPATANVYEGWNLIGYYEEYDGYSGYEIPSGSTFISPHGELNSPSEVRWVSFTELSDGVGNYNSGFSIQG; this comes from the coding sequence ATGAAAGGAATTAAAAACATAGCAAAAATTGCAACATTTCTAATGATAATGATTGCTGTCACAGGAATGGCAGCGGGGACAGTAAACGATGCAGGACACCCAGAAGACATCGAAATTGGACAAGGTTCTGTAAGTCAAAATATTACTGAATTAGACTTTGCTAATAATGAAACTGCAGAGATTAACATAACGCCTCTTGCAGATAATAGTGTTGATCTTTCATCAATTAGTGTTACATCACAAAACACTTCAAATGACGGCGATTTGACCTATGACACTGGAACTGGGAATATTACAATCGCACCTTCAAGCAACACAAACGTATCCCAACTGAATCATGTAAAAATCAGCGGAATGAATACATCAGGTGCTGGACACTCTACTGGACTTAAATACACCGTAACCCAAAACAATGAAGCTGAATCGAGTGACTTTGGTTTCGTCGATACAATCGCACCTCCTCAACCAACAGGTATAACAGCCTCACCATCCCAAGGAGACATCAATTTAAATTGGAATGGAGTATCTGATGGTGGTAGCGGATTAAAAGAGTACAATGTATATAGAGCTGAAACAGAAACCGGATCATACACTGAAATTACTGATTCTAGTGATACCCAAGAAACCGACTCGGGCCTTACAGAAGGTAAATATTACTACTACAAAGTAAGTGCAGTAGATTATGCGGGTAACGAGGGTCCAAATTCAACAGTTGTTTCATCATATTCAGATTCCACTCCACCAAGCTTACATAGTGCATCCAAAATCGACTCACAAAACATCAGTGTACTGATAACCGACAATTTCAACACAACAGAAGCAACAATTTCTAAAGAGGATTTCATACTCAACGCTGGCACCATCGACAGCATAACAAAAACTGAATCTGGAAGCAATACCACAATCAAAATAACATTAACCAGCGAAGTAGACACAGATACAATAGACATCAACATTAACGAAAGCGGGTCTATTGAAGATAGTGCCAATAATGTCCTTGATGATTCTACCGTCTCAACAGCTGTATCTGTAAGCGGAATGGATGGTGTAGCACCAACATTGGACAATGCAAAAAGTGTAGACAAAACCACCATCAATGTAACAGTTTCAGATTCTGGTACTGGTCTCAATATAAGTAAAATTAGCAAAAATGACTTCTCATTAAGTACTGGTTCTATATCCACAATCGACACCAACAATCTAAACGATGGTGATGAAAGTGGTAACATAACAATAAACCTTGAAAGCAAAGTAGACGCTGACACAATTACTGTTAGCCTACAAAATGATGGAATTAATGATTCAGCAGGAAACAGTAATACATCAGGCTCAGCAACTACAAACAATATGGACGGTGTAGCACCTACTATAAAAGAGTTTAAAGCTGCAAATACTGAAGCACAGAACATCAGTATAACATTAAATGTATCTGAAGAACTTGGTGGAGAAACAAACGACATAAATGTCACCATTACCGGTGCAGAAAACGCTGAAATGGACAACAACAACTTCTCAACCGAAGATTCAAGTGCACCTTATGTATATACAGCAACTTATGAAAGCAGTACAGACGGTGACTATACAGTAACATTGAATACAGCTAAAGATTCTGCAGGTAACGATGGTGCAGATAGCCAATCTAATACAGTAACAGTAGATTCTACAGGACCAACTTTCAGCAACAAATATCCTACACAAGGAACGTTAGTAAATGATAACCAACAGATGATAACTGTTGATATATCAGATGTAACATCTGAAGTTGATAAAGGTTCAATCTATGTAGACTTGGGTAACAACGATAATCCAACTAAATATCTAGACCGTAACAAAACCTATGCTGGAGACCATATAAATTTCACCGAAAGCGGTACTCTAGAAATAGACCCTAGTAAATATGGTAATGATGGATTAGAATTTGATGATGAAATTGTTAATGTAACAGTCAGAGCACAAGACAACACCGATTCTAAAAACGAAAATATTAAAGAGTGGTCATTTGAAGTTGACTCAACAGAACCAAGTGTTGAACACGCTACCATCGAGAGCAGCAAGTCATCCATTAGCATGACCGTTGTTGAAGTCACTTTTGACGAAGAAATTGTTACCTCCTCACCTGGAGATATATCAATGAACATAAGCAACGGTGAAACTCAAAAAGAAATACCTGCAAACGACAACATCATAGGTCCAACTGGAACAACAACAACAACATCCAAAGTAATCGAGTTCAATAAATCCAATGTGCAAATCAACAGTAATGATTACGAAATCGTTGAATTCAACGGTATATCTGATGAAGCAGGTAACAACATTGAACTCAATGAAAATGTCGAAATTAACACGTTCAGAAGAGGTATGAGTGCAGATCAGTTGAACTACGTATCATTCCCAATAGCTTCCGATAAAACCACACCAGTAGAAGACGTAATGGATACTTCTAGTGAATACACTATGTGGAAATATGAAAACGGTGAATGGAAAGCCTACAACAAATCCAATGGTATTGAAGAATTCAATAATGTAGAAGGCGGTCTTGGATACGTAGTTAAAACCAGCGAAGACTTCACAATCTCACCGAGCGTAGAAACAACATATGAAGGTGGAAATGTAGCACCAGCCACTGCAAATGTATATGAAGGCTGGAACTTGATTGGCTACTACGAAGAATATGACGGCTACAGTGGCTATGAAATCCCGAGCGGTTCAACTTTCATTTCACCACATGGTGAATTAAATTCCCCAAGCGAAGTAAGGTGGGTATCATTCACCGAATTGAGTGATGGTGTAGGAAATTACAACTCGGGTTTCTCAATCCAAGGTTGA
- a CDS encoding PGF-pre-PGF domain-containing protein, giving the protein MRMKQTLTILITIFLFVSMVGAASADTNPTPPHLVHGYIKDDGNGVNGIKVKIETDDGTKLTNDKTYVSTKTDSEGYYKLKPNGLQDGKTLSLYVDGKDIGEDITYSTGKVEQVNHEGNYLSDSSDDDGGSSGGISAPGTGKSDQETKQIKAELKNGKANTNIKQINKGDEVSIELESEDKDQKEQQSIKSISFKSNGEAQDVNIEITDHGETKPETVTDSGDSDTEKIYRYFEIKHDNLDNENIDSASITFEVDKDWVKENNAGPTDVGVKRFHGDDWDEVEVSMFDETEDKYIYKAKTPGFSHYSIYLKETGQDTDGTSETTEDTKEQPSGEPDQEDGESQGMPGFTAIGLLAAGASAAFLKRKQDK; this is encoded by the coding sequence ATGAGGATGAAACAAACATTAACCATTCTCATTACCATTTTCCTTTTTGTGTCCATGGTCGGTGCAGCATCAGCTGATACAAATCCCACACCGCCACATCTCGTACACGGGTACATAAAGGACGATGGTAATGGAGTAAACGGCATCAAAGTAAAGATCGAAACAGATGACGGAACCAAATTAACAAATGATAAAACCTACGTCTCTACAAAAACAGATTCTGAAGGTTACTACAAACTCAAACCTAACGGATTACAAGACGGTAAAACATTAAGCCTGTATGTTGACGGTAAAGATATAGGAGAAGATATAACATACTCCACCGGAAAAGTAGAACAGGTCAACCACGAAGGAAACTACCTGAGCGACAGTTCAGATGACGACGGCGGCAGTTCAGGTGGTATCAGTGCACCCGGCACCGGAAAAAGCGACCAGGAAACGAAACAGATAAAAGCCGAGCTCAAAAACGGTAAAGCAAATACCAATATAAAACAGATCAATAAAGGCGATGAAGTTTCCATCGAGTTGGAAAGTGAAGACAAAGACCAGAAGGAACAGCAGAGTATAAAAAGCATATCCTTCAAGAGTAATGGTGAAGCCCAGGACGTCAATATCGAGATCACAGACCACGGAGAAACCAAACCAGAAACCGTGACGGATAGCGGTGACTCCGATACGGAGAAAATCTACAGGTACTTCGAAATCAAGCATGATAATCTAGATAACGAAAACATAGACAGTGCATCCATAACGTTTGAAGTCGACAAGGACTGGGTAAAAGAGAACAATGCAGGACCAACCGATGTAGGCGTCAAGAGATTCCACGGCGATGATTGGGACGAAGTGGAAGTGTCAATGTTCGATGAAACCGAAGACAAATACATCTACAAAGCCAAAACACCCGGTTTCTCGCATTACAGTATCTATCTCAAAGAGACCGGCCAAGATACAGACGGTACATCAGAAACTACAGAAGACACCAAAGAGCAGCCCTCAGGAGAACCTGATCAGGAAGATGGTGAAAGTCAGGGTATGCCCGGATTCACCGCGATAGGTCTACTAGCAGCAGGTGCAAGTGCAGCATTCTTAAAGAGAAAACAGGATAAGTGA